Below is a genomic region from Spartinivicinus marinus.
GGTATGGCAAACAACCTAACAGGTCAGGTACGCAATATCGCCACGGTTGCTACTGCTGTGGCTAATGGTGATTTAAGCCAGCGGATTACCGTACAAGCCAGTGGTGAAGTGCTTGAGCTGAAAGAAACCATTAACCGAATGGTAGAAAGGCTTACCCTGTTTTCTTCAGAGGTGACAAGAGTTTCCAGAGAAGTAGGTACCGATGGCAAGCTTGGCGGCAGTGCAGAAGTTAGAGATGTGGCTGGCGTCTGGCAAGAGCTGACCAATAACGTGAATGGCATGGCGGATAACCTCACCAATCAGGTGCGTAATATCGCGACCGTTGCTACCGCGGTGGCCAATGGTGATCTTACCCAAAAAATTACCGTTGATGCTCAAGGCGAAGTGCTAGAGCTAAAAAACACCATTAATACCATGGTGGATCGTCTCACGCAGTTTGCATCAGAAGTGACCCGGGTTGCGAGAGAGGTAGGGACGGATGGGCAACTCGGTGGTAAAGCCAAAGTGCCCGGTGTTGCGGGAGTCTGGCAGGAGCTGACCAACAATGTTAATGGTATGGCTGATAACCTGACCAGCCAGGTACGCAATATCGCCACAGTTGCAACTGCCGTGGCCAACGGCGACTTGAGCCAAAAAATAACCGTTGAAGCTAAGGGTGAGGTATTAGAGTTAAAAGACACTATCAATAGGATGGTTGATAGCTTAACCCAGTTTTCTTCTGAGGTGACCCGGGTTGCTAAAGAAGTGGGTACTGATGGCAAATTAGGCGGTAAAGCCGAGGTTAAAGAAGTAGCAGGCGTTTGGCGCGACCTGACCAATAACGTAAATGGCATGGCGGATAACCTCACCAACCAGGTACGTAATATTGCTACCGTGGCCACTGCTGTGGCTAATGGTGACCTAGCCCAAAAAATCACCGTTGACGCCCAAGGGGAAGTGCTAGAGCTAAAGAACACCATTAACACCATGGTAGACAGCCTGACTCAGTTTTCCTCTGAGGTGACTCGGGTAGCACGGGAGGTAGGGACAGATGGCAAACTGGGTGGCAGCGCCGAAGTTAGACAAGTTGCAGGTGTCTGGCAAGACCTGACCAATAATGTCAATAACATGGCCAACAACCTCACCAACCAGGTACGTAATATCGCTACGGTGGCTACCACTGTCGCGAATGGAGACCTGAGCCAACGCATTACCGTAGAAGCCAGTGGCGAAGTGCTCGACCTTAAAAACACCATCAATACCATGGTGGATCGACTGACTCAGTTTTCTTCAGAGGTCACCCGGGTAGCCCAAGAGGTTGGCACCGAGGGCAAGCTGGGAGGTAAGGCGGAAGTCCCTGATGTCGCAGGGGTTTGGCAAGACCTGACCAATAACGTAAATGGCATGGCGGATAACCTCACCAACCAAGTACGGAATATCGCGACGGTGGCCACCGCCGTAGCCAATGGGGACTTAACCCAGAAAATTACGGTAGAAGCCCGCGGCGAGGTACTAGAGCTCAAAAACACCATTAATACCATGGTGGATAGCCTAACCCAATTTTCTTCAGAGGTGACCCGGGTGGCCCGCGAAGTAGGTACCGAAGGTAAATTAGGCGGTAAAGCCTACGTACGTGATGTGGGCGGGGTATGGCGAGAGTTAACCAATAATGTCAATGGCATGGCGGATAACCTCACCAATCAGGTACGGAATATCGCAACGGTGGCCACCGCTGTCGCTAATGGCGACTTAACCCAAAAAATAACCGTAGAAGCTCGCGGCGAAGTTTTAGAGCTTAAAAACACGATCAACACCATGGTTGAACGATTAACTCAGTTTTCATCTGAAGTCACCCGGGTTGCCCAAGAAGTCGGTACTGAAGGGGTGTTGGGAGGCAAAGCTAACGTTGAAGATGTTGCCGGTGTTTGGCAAGACCTAACCAATAACGTGAATGGCATGGCGGATAACCTGACCAATCAGGTACGGAATATCGCTACCGTGGCCACCGCCGTGGCGAACGGCGACTTAGCCCAGAAAATCACCGTTGATGCTAAAGGTGAAATCCTAGAATTGAAAAACACCATCAACACCATGGTAGATAAGCTGACTCAGTTTGCTTCTGAAGTGACCCGGGTAGCTCAAGAAGTGGGCACCGAAGGTAAATTAGGCGGTAAAGCCGTTGTTCGAGGTGTGTCTGGTGCATGGCAGGAACTCACAGACAATGTGAACGGCATGGCCGATAACCTCACCAACCAAGTTCGAAATATTGCCACGGTGGCCACCGCTGTGGCTAATGGTGACTTAAGCCAAAAAATCACCGTCAATGCTCGAGGGGAAATACTCGAGCTTAAAAATACCATCAACACCATGGTGGATAAGCTAACGCAATTTGCATCGGAAGTGACCCGGGTAGCCCAAGAGGTTGGAACTGAGGGCAAGCTGGGGGTTCAAGCAGAAGTGACAGGGGTAACAGGTGCATGGGGTGACCTGACCCTCAATGTAAATAAGTTAGCGAAAAACCTGACTGACCAAGTGCGTGATATAGCCCGCGTAGCCGCTGCCGTAGCCCGTGGTGACTTAGAACAGAAAATTACCGTAGAAGCCCAAGGCGAAGTGCTGGCCTTGAAAGAAACCATCAACTCAATGATTGACACCCTGTCGCTATTTGCCAATCAGGTCACCTTTGTTGCCAAAGAGGTTGGTACTGAAGGTAAACTCGGCGGCCAAGCAGATGTACCCAATACAAAAGGTATTTGGAAAGATTTAACTGAAAACGTAAATGAGTTAGCCGACAACCTCACCCGACAAATTCGGTCTATTTTAACAGTGGTAACAGAGGTCACCAAAGGAAATCTAACAGGCAGTATTGATGTTGCAGCACGCGGTGAAGTAGAAACCCTGAAAAATGGCCTGAATCAAATGATTCTTACCCTAAAAGAAACGTCTGATATCAATATTGAACAAGACTGGTTAAAAACCAATTTATCTAAATTTGGCCAGCTCATGCAAGGCAATAAAAGCTTACAAAGCCTGGCAGAGGTGGTTATTCGAGAGCTTTGCCCAACTATTGCAGCACAGCATGGGGTTTATTATATTCTGGATCAAGGCACTGATGACAAACCCAAAAAACCTGAGTTAGCGTTGTTAGCCAGTTATGCCTATCACGAGCGCAAGTCAATAGCGAACTTATTTGAAGTGGGTCAGGGCCTAGTTGGTCAAGCAGCACGAGAGAAAAAACGCATTATCGTTCATCAAGTGCCCAGTGATTACATTAAAATTTGCTCTGGTTTAGGCGAGTCTGCCCCTTTACATGTAGTTGTATTACCCGTTTTGTTTGAAAATGAATTACTGGCTGTTATTGAGCTTGCCTCCTTTGAGCCTTTTAGTGAAGTTGTGCTGACTTTTCTTGATCAATTGATGACCAGCCTAGGCGTTGTAGCTAACGCAGTAAGCGCCAGCTCTCAAACAGAAAGCTTATTGCGCGCGTCACAATCACTTTCTCAAGAACTACAAGCGCAACAACAAGAACTTAAAGAAACCAATGAAAAGCTTGAAGCTCAAGCACGAAATTTAAAAGAGTCAGAAACCAAACTAAAAAGCCAACAAGAAGAATTACAACAAACTAACGAAGAACTGGAGAAAAAATCCAAAGTATTAGCAGAACAAAAGCGAGAAGTAGAAAATAAAAACCGGGAAGTGGAAGAAGCCAAAGCCCAAATTGAAGAGAAAGCCCAGCAACTGGCATTATCTTCAAAATATAAGTCTGAATTCTTGGCAAATATGTCCCATGAGTTACGTACCCCACTTAATAGTTTAATGGTGTTATCCGATGGATTACGAAAAAATATTGATAAAAATCTGACCAAAAAACAAATTGAGAAGATGAATACTATTCACGATTCGGGTATCGAGCTACTGGAATTAATTAATGAAATTCTAGACCTTGCCAAAATTGAAGCAGGTAAAATGTCGGTTCAGATTAGTGATATTTTCCTCCATCGCATCCAAAACTGGGCTGTACGCAGCTTCCAACAAATGGCAGAAAATAAAGGTTTAGAATTTAATACCAAAGCTGATAGTAGTTTGCCTGCCGCTATTCAAACTGATGAAAAACGCTTACAGCAAGTGATTAAAAACTTTTTATCTAATGCCATTAAATTCACCAACACTGGGCAAGTAAGCTTTATTATCCACCCTGCTCGTTCAGGCTGGAGTGAACATATTCACACATTAAATGAAGCAAAAATGGTAATCGCTTTTTCAGTTGCAGACACCGGCATTGGGATTGCGCCAGATAAAACCCAATTGATTTTTGAAGCCTTCCAACAAGCCGATGGTACTACCAGCCGTCGGTTTGGTGGCACTGGTTTAGGTTTATCCATCAGTCGTGAAATATCGGCGTTATTAGGTGGTGAGATTGTTTTACAAAGTGAGGTAGGTAAAGGGAGTACGTTTACCCTTTTCTTACCACAAGTTTACCCTGACTCGCCTCATTTGAGTGAAAACGCAGAAAAGTGGCAAGCAGAAAAGTGGCAAGTAGTCGAGCCCAAGAAACAAAATGTCCCTTTGTTTGAAACAACAGTGTTGGATACAACAACCAGTCAAACCGTCATCGAACACACTTTAACTGAAATAGAAGATGATCGCACTTATCTGAAACCTGGCGATCGAACAGTATTAATTATTGAAGATGACCATCACTTTTCCAGAATATTACTAGAACATGCCCGAGAAAAAGGCTTTAAGGGTATTGTGGCCTCAAGTGGCGATGCGGGGCTATTTTGTGCCCAAGAATATCGTCCCGATGCCATTATTTTAGATATTAAGCTACCTATAATGAATGGCTGGACAGTGCTAGATCGTATAAAGCATGACCCTAATGTTCGACATATTCCAGTACATGTTATATCTATTGATGATGTAACCCAACGCAGTCTAAAACAAGGTGCAATTTCCTGTTTACAAAAACCATTAGACGATGACCGTTTAAAAAGTATTTTTGATCAAATTGTCGAGTTTCAACAGTTGAATGAAAAACAACTACTTGTTATTGAGGATGATGAAAAACAACGGTCAGCGATTATCGATCTCATTGGTAACGGCGATGTAAAAGTGACTGCTGTTGCCACAGCTGAAGAGGGGCTCGCTGCGTTAAATGAGAAAAAATTCCACTGCATGGTACTGGATTTAATGCTACCGGATATGAGTGGCTTTGAATTAATAGAAAATATCAAACATCAAGAATCCCTGGTTAATTTACCCATTATTGTTTACACAGGAAAGGAAATCACTCCAGAAGAAGAAACCAGGTTAAGTTCAGTAGCTGAGACCATTATTATCAAAAATGTAAAATCGCCTGAGCGTTTACTCGATGAAACCTCCTTATTTTTACATCGCATCGAAGCAAACCTGCCTGAGCCGAAAAGACAAATGTTACAGCAAGTGCATGAAAATGACCCACAGTTGGCCGGTCGAAAAATATTGGTAGTTGATGATGATGTGCGTAACATTTTTACGCTAACGTCTATTTTCGAAGCACATGATAGCATTACTTTATATGCAGAAAGTGGCAAGCAAGCCATTGAAACACTGAAAAGTCACCCAGACATAGAAATCATATTGATGGACATCATGATGCCTGAAATGGATGGTTATGAAACAATGGGAGCCATTAGAAAAATAAACCAGTTTAAAGGAATTCCAATTATTGCTGTCACCGCCAAGGCTATGAAGGAAGACCGACAAAAATGTCTAGATGCAGGTGCATCAGACTATATTGTTAAACCTATTGATACCGAGCAACTACTTTCTCTTGTACGTGTATGGCTATACAAAGAACAGTGTTAAAATGAGAGGCTTCACGGGCTATCTCCAAAATAGTTCTCAGCTGATACAACAGGCCTCAGCAAAAAAATTAGAAGATATTGAGATTGATCTTCTTTGTGAGGGTATTTTTCGGCATTATGGCTTTGACTTTCGTCAATATGCACGTGCTTCTTTAGCTAGGCGTATTCAAAGCTTCATGGAGCTGGAGAATATTAATTCTATATCAGACGTACAAAATAAAATTTTACATAGCCAACAGGTAATGGAGCGGTTTCTATTAAACCTGTCTGTTAATGTTACCTCTATGTTTAGAGATGTAGGTATGTATTTGGCTTTCAGGAAAAAAATTGTTCCTGTTTTACATACCTACCCTTCCATTCGAATTTGGCATGCTGGTTGTTCTACAGGAGAAGAAGTTTATTCTCTTGCCATTTTGCTACAAGAAGAACAACTTGCTGACAAGGCAACCATTTATGCCACAGATATCAATGAGGTGGCCATAAAAAAAGCCAAAGAGGGTATTTTCCCATTACAAGTTATGCAAACGTATACAACTAATTATCTTAAAGCAGGCGGCAAAAAAGAATTTTCTCGTTATTATACTGCAAAATATGATCACGCTATTTTAGCACCAGAGCTACGCAATAAAATCGTCTTTGCAAAGCACAACTTAGTAACAGATAGTTCTTTTAACGAATTTACTGTCATTTTTTGTCGCAATGTCATGATTTATTTTAATGAAACATTACGCAGCCGTGTGCACCATCTTTTATATAATAGTCTTTGTCGATTTGGCACATTAATTCTTGGCCATCAGGAGACGATAAATTTAACTCCAACTCGCCTGCAATACAAAACATTAGATGAGCAATACAGCATTTTTCAGAAAAGAGCCTAAATTAATTCGTAAATGTTATATGACCTACCCACAAACAAGTCGCATTAGAGATATATCCGTCGCGAATCATTTTTAGGCTTTGTTATCATCGTTCCTAATCACCAAGGATGGTGTGAATGCAGTTAATGCATGGAGCATTTAACTGTCACCCCAATCACCTATTAATATAGGCTCATGAGGCTTCGTCACTTGATGGCCTCACCTAAAAATCCTACGCATTGGGTATACCATTGTCATAAATTTTTAATTATCCCAAGTAATTTGGCCAGTTCATCCAGAAAACTTAGAAGCTCTCTAAAGTGCAAGTCGGCATTAAGAACAAGATAATCAACAAAAAAAGTCATTTGAGCAGGATCATTCATTACATCAATGGCATTGTCTATGAACCATTGAAAGCTATCATTAATTGCATTACTTATAGCTTTGTAAACATCTGGGCTTAGTTTGCTTTTTCTTACAGTTTCCAGAACGTCTGCTAATGCAACACTCAGGCTTTGACCATTAATTTTAAAATGGGCAGTCTTAAGGGTAGTGTTATGAACCGACACTGATTAAAAACCTCTTTCATTGCATTTTTTATACGTAATAGCTCTATAGGCTGTAGTAAACCTACTTTAGTTACCACCTTATCATAGGTTAGACAACAAGATTATGTTTTCAGTCAAATTCGTAATTTTTTAAATTTAGCTATAATTAATAATGCAAAGGCAAATAAGCCTTAGCAGCTAGCGGCCTGCTTTATCATTCATATACTTTTCGCAGGCCGCTAAGCCATTCATGAAAACCCTGCTAGACACTCTGACACTGCTCTCTAGTGATCCATGCATAAAGCTGTTACCTTAAATTGCTGACCACTCTGCCAGTCAAATCCTTAATACGATTAGCATTGAGTATAGAGAGAACCTCTGGCTCAACTATACTTACTATAAGAATGCTGTGAATTGAAGAGTTTACTTATGTTTATTAGAAAAGCGGTTACCCACCAGAGTATTGAAGAGCAAACCGTTGCATTCCTCAAATCGGGTGGCGAAATTGTGAAAATACCTTCCGGTATTAGTGGTAAAAAAAGCGTTGCTGACCGCAAGCGTGAAAAGGAAGAAAACGCGTAGTTGCACTTGTTAGTTGAATCCGCCTCAACCGACTCAAGGCACCTCTAAAAATTGTTTATGGCCTCTGCGCAAGCAGGTGATTGGGGTAAGGAGCGAAGACAACAAAAAATAAGAATGACTATCAATTATCGTGCATGCTCACTTTTACACAAAACATTATTTATGCCTTCAAGCAAATAAATTTATTACTAAAAATCATACTCTCAACTTTTTCATGATTGATATTGACTTTTTTTATCACAGTCTTTAGAAACAAAACAAGTTACAAATCTTAACAGCCTGGTCAGCTTTTGGAGAGTACACTTAGGTATATTGTTAAATCTTAGGTATATTGTTAAATATGAATAGCTTCTAGTGACAACATGACCTAACAGCCATTCATAATGAGATATATACTCACAGCAAAGAGTATAATAAAAAATATAAATTAACGCTCACCTATTTTGTTTGCTCAATTAACAGTTAATTTTTAAATCAACACAATTTTTTGCCTAATTCATCGACTATTGTTGTCCAACACTTGAAACTAATTGGTTAATTTTAAGAGTACCAGAATGGAAAATAACCTAAGTGCTTATTGGATGGGGTTTACCGCCAATAGACAGTTCAAACAATCTCCTCGAATGTTTACAAAATCAAAGGGAATGTTTTATTACACCCCAGAAAACCTAGAAGTGATGGATAGCATTGCGGGTTTATGGTGTGTTAATGCTGGCCACTGCCACAGCAAAATTGTTAGTGCTGTTCAACAACAAGTAGCAGAACTTGACTATTCACCCGCTTTTCAAATGGGTCACCCAAAAGCTTTTGAATTAGCTAATCGCTTGACGAATTTACTTCCTAACAGTTTACAACATGTGTTTTATACAGGGTCTGGTTCTGAGTCAGTAGAAACTGCGCTTAAAATAGCTTTAGCTTACCACCGAGCCAAAGGACAAGGACAAAAAACTTTATTAATCGGGCGTGAACGTGCGTATCATGGTGTCAATTTTGGAGGAATGTCTGTAGGCGGAATGGTGGCCAACCGTAAAATGTTTGCCAACCTACTGGGTAATGTTGACCATTTACCTCACACTCACGATATATCCAAAAATGCTTTTTCCAGAGGATTACCAAGCCATGGTATGGAAAAAGCAGATGTCCTTAATGATTTACTGAATTTGCATGACCCATCAACGGTCGCAGCAGTGATTGTTGAACCTATTGCTGGCTCTGCAGGTGTTTTGCTTCCCCCAAAAGGGTACCTCGAAAAGTTACGCGCTATTTGTGATCAACATGATATTTTATTGATTTTCGATGAAGTAATCACTGGCTTTGGTCGGCTGGGAGATTCATTTGCTACCAACTATTTTGGAGTAATTCCCGATATCCTTACTACAGCCAAAGGGCTGACTAATGGTACTGTTCCTATGGGGGCTGTAATGATAAGCGATGAAATTTATCAAGCCTTTATGCATGGCCCTGAGCATACGGTTGAGTTATTTCATGGTTATACTTTTTCAGGACATCCATTAGCCTGTGCCGCCGCTTTAGCAGCACTAGATGTATATGAAGAAGAAAAACTTTTTCAACGCCAGGATGGCATATATCAATACTGGGAGGATGCCATGCATAGTATGATGAACTTGCCTTTTGTGATTGATATACGCAACTTAGGGTTAATTGGCGCTATTGAGTTAGAACCCGTTGCCGGTTCACCTGGCAAACGTGCTTTTCAGGCATTTCTTAATGCCTATGAAGCAGGGCTGCTAATTCGTACAACAGGTGATACCATCGCTTTTTCACCACCGTTGATTATTGAGAAACAACACATTGATAGGCTGGTGGAAACTGTGAGTAAAGTGCTAAAGCACCTGACGTAAAAAATCAATTACCAGTAAAGTCAGTATTAGCTTGCACATTTATAGTTAAAAAGAATAATTTTTAGGTGTAAAGAAAAAACGGTATAGACTCAAAGCGAAGGTAACAAAGCCCTTGTGCCCTAGGGGTATAAAAACATTCGCGAAGTGTATATAAGGAAATTTATGAAAAAAATAAAGGCAGGCCTAATTCAAATGGGCCTAAAAGCGGATACTAACGAATCGCCCGAAACTATCCGTGACTTAATGAATGAAGCTCATATTCAATTAATTGATCAGGCAGGGGAAAAAGGCGTACAAATTCTATGTATGCAAGAGGTTTTCAATCAACCTTACTTTTGCCCCAGTCAAGATACTAAGTGGTATGCTGCTGCGGAAAAAGTGCCAGATGGCCCAACCATACAACTGTTAAAGCAATATGCCAAAAAACATCAAATGGTCATTATTGCACCTATTTACGAGGAAGACATCCCTGGCGTTTACTATAATACAGCTGCAGTGATCGATGCTAATGGTGAATATTTAGGAAAATACCGTAAAACCCATATTCCTCAAGTAGCAGGTTTTTGGGAAAAATTCTTTTTCAAGCCAGGGCAATCTAATTGGCCCGTCTTTGAAACACAATACGGCAAGATTGGTGTTTATATTTGCTATGACCGTCACTTCCCAGAGGGTTGGCGAGCGTTAGCGCTTAATGGTGCGGAAATTATTTTCAACCCTTCAGCCACCGTTGCTGGCTTATCCAAATATTTGTGGGAGTTAGAACAACCAGCCGCTGCCGTTGCTAATGGCTGTTATATTGCTGCAATTAACCGAATTGGTAATGAAGCACCATGGGATATTGGCACTTTTTATGGTTCCTCATATTTTGTAAACCCTCGCGGTGAAATAGAAGCCCAGGCCAGTGAAGATAAAGATGAGCTATTAATCTGTGACTTAAATTTAGAACTGGTGAGAGAAGTTCGAAATCAGTGGCAGTTTTTTCGAGATAGACGACCAGAAGCTTATGAGGTACTGACAAAAGGCGAATAACTATTAAAACTATATATAAGGGGTTAGTATGTCTCTACTAATAAAAAATGGCACCATTGTTACCCACGAAGAATCCTATCAGGCAGATATTTATTGTGGTGATGATGGAAAAATATCAGCCATTGGCCAACAACTGGATGTACCTGTTCATACCCAAAAAATAGATGCCGATGGTCAACTGGTAATGCCCGGAGGTATCGATCCCCACACTCATATGCAGTTGCCTTTTATGGGTACAGTTGCCAGTGAAGATTTCTATACAGGTACAGCAGCAGGACTCGCTGGCGGGACAACCATGATTATTGATTTTGTAATCCCGAACCCCAGGCAGTCATTATTAGAGGCATACCACATTTGGCGTGAATGGGCGGCGAAAGCCACCGCTGATTATTCCTTCCATGTGGCTATCACCTGGTGGGATGACTCTGTTTATCAGGAAATGGAAACTTTAGTTAAAGAGCATGGTGTTAATAGCTTTAAACATTTTATGGCCTATAAAAATGCCATTATGGCAACAGATGATGTATTGGTTGCCAGTTTTTCTCGGTGTTTAGAGCTTGGCGCTATTCCAACCGTTCATGCTGAAAATGGTGAGTTAGTTTACCACTTACAAC
It encodes:
- a CDS encoding HAMP domain-containing protein — translated: MVKTRIRKKAGSETVNIEEVNTEQVLQALQEWKDKTEVVDHANLLKALRAYRNGNFSVRLPETQVGIAGEIARAFNECVELNQIMLKEFERVSKAVGREGKLSQRVSVSAAKGGWANTVMAYNATVEGMAEPVGEFGRVVAAIAKGDLTEPMSLEIEGRPLRGEFLRVAKTTNQMIELLNNFSSEVTRVALEVGTDGILGGQAKIRGVSGVWLDLTNSVNGMANNLTGQVRNIATVATAVANGDLSQRITVQASGEVLELKETINRMVERLTLFSSEVTRVSREVGTDGKLGGSAEVRDVAGVWQELTNNVNGMADNLTNQVRNIATVATAVANGDLTQKITVDAQGEVLELKNTINTMVDRLTQFASEVTRVAREVGTDGQLGGKAKVPGVAGVWQELTNNVNGMADNLTSQVRNIATVATAVANGDLSQKITVEAKGEVLELKDTINRMVDSLTQFSSEVTRVAKEVGTDGKLGGKAEVKEVAGVWRDLTNNVNGMADNLTNQVRNIATVATAVANGDLAQKITVDAQGEVLELKNTINTMVDSLTQFSSEVTRVAREVGTDGKLGGSAEVRQVAGVWQDLTNNVNNMANNLTNQVRNIATVATTVANGDLSQRITVEASGEVLDLKNTINTMVDRLTQFSSEVTRVAQEVGTEGKLGGKAEVPDVAGVWQDLTNNVNGMADNLTNQVRNIATVATAVANGDLTQKITVEARGEVLELKNTINTMVDSLTQFSSEVTRVAREVGTEGKLGGKAYVRDVGGVWRELTNNVNGMADNLTNQVRNIATVATAVANGDLTQKITVEARGEVLELKNTINTMVERLTQFSSEVTRVAQEVGTEGVLGGKANVEDVAGVWQDLTNNVNGMADNLTNQVRNIATVATAVANGDLAQKITVDAKGEILELKNTINTMVDKLTQFASEVTRVAQEVGTEGKLGGKAVVRGVSGAWQELTDNVNGMADNLTNQVRNIATVATAVANGDLSQKITVNARGEILELKNTINTMVDKLTQFASEVTRVAQEVGTEGKLGVQAEVTGVTGAWGDLTLNVNKLAKNLTDQVRDIARVAAAVARGDLEQKITVEAQGEVLALKETINSMIDTLSLFANQVTFVAKEVGTEGKLGGQADVPNTKGIWKDLTENVNELADNLTRQIRSILTVVTEVTKGNLTGSIDVAARGEVETLKNGLNQMILTLKETSDINIEQDWLKTNLSKFGQLMQGNKSLQSLAEVVIRELCPTIAAQHGVYYILDQGTDDKPKKPELALLASYAYHERKSIANLFEVGQGLVGQAAREKKRIIVHQVPSDYIKICSGLGESAPLHVVVLPVLFENELLAVIELASFEPFSEVVLTFLDQLMTSLGVVANAVSASSQTESLLRASQSLSQELQAQQQELKETNEKLEAQARNLKESETKLKSQQEELQQTNEELEKKSKVLAEQKREVENKNREVEEAKAQIEEKAQQLALSSKYKSEFLANMSHELRTPLNSLMVLSDGLRKNIDKNLTKKQIEKMNTIHDSGIELLELINEILDLAKIEAGKMSVQISDIFLHRIQNWAVRSFQQMAENKGLEFNTKADSSLPAAIQTDEKRLQQVIKNFLSNAIKFTNTGQVSFIIHPARSGWSEHIHTLNEAKMVIAFSVADTGIGIAPDKTQLIFEAFQQADGTTSRRFGGTGLGLSISREISALLGGEIVLQSEVGKGSTFTLFLPQVYPDSPHLSENAEKWQAEKWQVVEPKKQNVPLFETTVLDTTTSQTVIEHTLTEIEDDRTYLKPGDRTVLIIEDDHHFSRILLEHAREKGFKGIVASSGDAGLFCAQEYRPDAIILDIKLPIMNGWTVLDRIKHDPNVRHIPVHVISIDDVTQRSLKQGAISCLQKPLDDDRLKSIFDQIVEFQQLNEKQLLVIEDDEKQRSAIIDLIGNGDVKVTAVATAEEGLAALNEKKFHCMVLDLMLPDMSGFELIENIKHQESLVNLPIIVYTGKEITPEEETRLSSVAETIIIKNVKSPERLLDETSLFLHRIEANLPEPKRQMLQQVHENDPQLAGRKILVVDDDVRNIFTLTSIFEAHDSITLYAESGKQAIETLKSHPDIEIILMDIMMPEMDGYETMGAIRKINQFKGIPIIAVTAKAMKEDRQKCLDAGASDYIVKPIDTEQLLSLVRVWLYKEQC
- a CDS encoding CheR family methyltransferase, with protein sequence MYGYTKNSVKMRGFTGYLQNSSQLIQQASAKKLEDIEIDLLCEGIFRHYGFDFRQYARASLARRIQSFMELENINSISDVQNKILHSQQVMERFLLNLSVNVTSMFRDVGMYLAFRKKIVPVLHTYPSIRIWHAGCSTGEEVYSLAILLQEEQLADKATIYATDINEVAIKKAKEGIFPLQVMQTYTTNYLKAGGKKEFSRYYTAKYDHAILAPELRNKIVFAKHNLVTDSSFNEFTVIFCRNVMIYFNETLRSRVHHLLYNSLCRFGTLILGHQETINLTPTRLQYKTLDEQYSIFQKRA
- a CDS encoding aspartate aminotransferase family protein, encoding MENNLSAYWMGFTANRQFKQSPRMFTKSKGMFYYTPENLEVMDSIAGLWCVNAGHCHSKIVSAVQQQVAELDYSPAFQMGHPKAFELANRLTNLLPNSLQHVFYTGSGSESVETALKIALAYHRAKGQGQKTLLIGRERAYHGVNFGGMSVGGMVANRKMFANLLGNVDHLPHTHDISKNAFSRGLPSHGMEKADVLNDLLNLHDPSTVAAVIVEPIAGSAGVLLPPKGYLEKLRAICDQHDILLIFDEVITGFGRLGDSFATNYFGVIPDILTTAKGLTNGTVPMGAVMISDEIYQAFMHGPEHTVELFHGYTFSGHPLACAAALAALDVYEEEKLFQRQDGIYQYWEDAMHSMMNLPFVIDIRNLGLIGAIELEPVAGSPGKRAFQAFLNAYEAGLLIRTTGDTIAFSPPLIIEKQHIDRLVETVSKVLKHLT
- a CDS encoding nitrilase-related carbon-nitrogen hydrolase produces the protein MKKIKAGLIQMGLKADTNESPETIRDLMNEAHIQLIDQAGEKGVQILCMQEVFNQPYFCPSQDTKWYAAAEKVPDGPTIQLLKQYAKKHQMVIIAPIYEEDIPGVYYNTAAVIDANGEYLGKYRKTHIPQVAGFWEKFFFKPGQSNWPVFETQYGKIGVYICYDRHFPEGWRALALNGAEIIFNPSATVAGLSKYLWELEQPAAAVANGCYIAAINRIGNEAPWDIGTFYGSSYFVNPRGEIEAQASEDKDELLICDLNLELVREVRNQWQFFRDRRPEAYEVLTKGE